In Mytilus edulis chromosome 4, xbMytEdul2.2, whole genome shotgun sequence, the following proteins share a genomic window:
- the LOC139519262 gene encoding organic cation transporter protein-like, with amino-acid sequence MANIDVDKILLSLGWFGPYQRQQCVYFALAMTGAAYAILAYIFAAYRPPFACDVPVNNSLVASVVNGTDIQLIGSTCEINVVKNNTNSSGHDVLMTLPCHYGYNYDIQQDTVITEWDLVCQSEGKGGLTQSMVTFGQMFGSVIFLPLADRYGRKKIMISVGFSMFLVATLISLSPNYYVYIAMKFLTGATLEGYGMTMYTYIFEMFPGKYRSYIGIFGAFWWSTNVITLTAFGYGLQNYSWRILHLALGLMAFINLFIFWLCDESLRWLVANGKMKEAQKLIQKIAMKNKKDPDKIVPLLSSLDSEAENGVGYEKEEKINNDIHVTSPVNPVSSAIDPVTSEVNPVTSRSSNNPTVLDIFRNAFVCKIALIWMFTWFTNGMTYYGLLYSSVQLEGSRFLNFFVNGLVEYPSCVVFAISVNMNSISRKKLTIGFHLLAGITMILSVVLISFREKHEIFVKLAIACSFIAKTGIAGSYNSIFIYTPETFPTNLRNMGIGIGAFGSHIGGVIAPFATLLAFHVEWGPGVVFGACCLIVSFLLLFLPETKGRPLPQTIMEMKQWNKKHCNQSDQTTIYVN; translated from the exons ATGGCTAATATCGACGTAGACAAAATATTGCTGTCTCTAGGATGGTTTGGTCCTTACCAAAGACAACAATGTGTGTATTTTGCTTTAGCAATGACAGGTGCTGCCTATGCAATACTCGCATATATTTTTGCAG CTTACAGACCACCATTTGCATGCGACGTGCCTGTGAATAATTCTTTGGTGGCTTCGGTTGTAAATGGTACTGATATTCAGCTGATTGGTAGTACATGTGAAATTAATGTAgtcaaaaataatacaaatagttCCGGTCATGATGTTTTAATGACATTACCATGCCATTATGGTTACAACTACGATATCCAGCAAGATACTGTAATTACAGAG TGGGACCTCGTATGTCAAAGTGAAGGTAAGGGAGGACTTACCCAATCTATGGTAACATTTGGCCAAATGTTTGGATCCGTAATATTCCTACCGCTAGCTGATCGTTATGGAAGAAAGAAAATTATGATTTCAGTTGGATTTTCAATGTTTCTAGTTGCAACGCTTATATCTCTGTCACCGAATTACTACGTTTATATTGCAATGAAGTTTTTGACTGGTGCTACTCTTGAG GGTTATGGTATGACAATGTATACTTACATCTTTGAAATGTTTCCTGGGAAATATCGTTCTTATATTGGCATTTTTGGAGCCTTTTGGTGGAGTACAAATGTAATTACCCTCACTGCCTTTGGTTATGGTCTACAGAATTATTCATGGCGAATTCTACATTTGGCACTTGGATTAATGGCATTCatcaatttgtttatattttg gttATGTGACGAATCTCTGAGGTGGCTGGTTGCTAACGGTAAAATGAAAGAAGCACAGAAATTAATTCAAAAGATTGcaatgaaaaacaagaaagaCCCAGACAAAATTGTACCATTGTTGAGCTCATTAGACAGTGAAGCGGAGAATGGTGTAggatatgaaaaagaagaaaagataAATAATGATATACATGTCACATCCCCAGTTAATCCTGTTTCATCGGCAATTGATCCTGTCACATCAGAAGTGAATCCTGTCACATCTAGGAGTTCTAATAATCCAACAGTATTAGATATTTTTAGAAATGCATTTGTGTGTAAAATTGCTTTGATTTGGATGTTTACATG GTTTACAAATGGTATGACATATTATGGACTATTGTATTCCTCTGTACAATTAGAAGGTAGTAGGTTCttgaacttttttgtaaatggtTTGGTGGAATACCCGTCATGTGTGGTCTTTGCAATATCAGTGAATATGAACAG CATCAGCAGAAAGAAGTTAACTATAGGCTTCCATTTGCTGGCTGGTATAACAATGATACTGTCTGTTGTATTAATTAGTTTTAGAG AGAAACACGAAATATTTGTTAAGCTAGCCATTGCCTGTAGTTTTATAGCCAAAACAGGTATAGCAGGTTCCTACAATTCCATATTCATATATACACCAGAGACATTTCCTACAAATTTAAG AAATATGGGAATTGGTATAGGAGCTTTTGGTTCACACATTGGTGGAGTTATTGCACCGTTTGCGACTCTTCTG GCTTTCCATGTAGAATGGGGTCCCGGAGTAGTGTTTGGAGCATGCTGTCTTATTGTTTCATTTCTTCTGTTATTTCTACCAGAAACAAAAGGAAGACCACTTCCCCAAACAATCATGGAAATGAAGCAGTGGAACAAGAAACATTGTAATCAGTCAGATCAAACAACTATTTATGTTAATTAG